One window from the genome of Nicotiana tomentosiformis chromosome 5, ASM39032v3, whole genome shotgun sequence encodes:
- the LOC104114640 gene encoding SHUGOSHIN 2-like, with translation MKATLGNVPRKKLADISNIPQEMRLGSQNDKSQHISIGPKEYIDMLKKENIELMKMLADRNKLIELTGAEIQKMRINQQKMQQQNHQLAQSNSQMLAELNSAKDRLKTLQHELGCTHGMLKAKKLEAEEIAKQKMCQQLNDEVDPIKCEEAGDSSLGNGDNDKPANIKRRLQSKSLGSSKQVQPQDNAENKRPRVRRQSARFKPEAMKHDENDFEEVVKQKMCQQLNNEVEPIKCEEAGDSSLEIGDNDKPANIKRRPQSKCLGTSKQVQPLDKADNKRPCLRRQSARFKPEEPKQDEDYFEVEDKCPPMVNLVQQNGSASFSMSPNDVESNPALRFESTEFGRLSLSRPLRNAAKKIQSYKEIPLNIKMRRPV, from the exons ACCACAAGAGATGAGATTGGGTAGCCAAAATGACAAGTCACAACATATCTCAATTGGTCCAAAAGAGTACATAGACATGCTCAAGAAG GAGAATATTGAATTGATGAAGATGTTAGCTGACAGGAA TAAATTAATTGAATTAACTGGAGCTGAGATACAGAAGATGAGAATTAATCAGCAGAAAATGCAGCAACAGAACCATCAACTTGCGCAATCAAACAGTCAAATGCTTGCG GAATTAAATTCAGCTAAAGATAGG CTCAAAACATTACAACATGAGCTAGGATGTACACATGGCATGCTTAAAGCTAAAAAGCTTGAAGCAGAG GAGATAGCAAAACAAAAAATGTGCCAGCAGTTGAATGATGAG GTGGATCCCATCAAGTGTGAAGAGGCAGGGGATTCCTCTTTGGGAAATGGAGATAATGATAAACCTGCAAATATCAAAAGGAGGCTTCAGTCAAAGA GTTTGGGCTCTTCTAAACAAGTTCAACCCCAGGACAATGCTGAAAATAAAAG ACCCCGTGTAAGAAGGCAATCTGCTCGGTTTAAACCTGAAGCAATGAAACATGATGAAAATGATTTTGAG GAGGTAGTAAAACAAAAAATGTGCCAGCAGTTGAATAATGAG GTGGAACCAATCAAGTGTGAAGAGGCAGGGGATTCTTCTTTGGAAATTGGAGATAACGATAAACCTGCAAATATCAAAAGGAGGCCTCAGTCAAAGT GTTTGGGCACTTCTAAACAAGTTCAGCCCCTGGATAAGGCTGACAATAAAAG ACCCTGTTTAAGAAGGCAATCTGCTCGATTTAAACCTGAAGAACCAAAGCAGGAtgaagattattttgaggttgaAGACAAATGCCCACCAATGGTTAATCTAGTCCAGCAAAATGGTTCTGCCTCCTTTTCTATGTCGCCTAATGACGTTGAAAGTAATCCTGCATTGAGGTTTGAATCAACAGAGTTTGGAAGATTGTCTCTGAGTAGGCCATTAAGAAATGCAGCTAAGAAGATCCAGTCTTACAAGGAAATTCCTTTGAACATAAAAATGCGCAGACCGGTATGA